One genomic segment of Stigmatopora argus isolate UIUO_Sarg chromosome 1, RoL_Sarg_1.0, whole genome shotgun sequence includes these proteins:
- the LOC144078456 gene encoding rho-related GTP-binding protein Rho6-like gives MKERRLPQPFVARCKLVLVGDVQCGKTAMLQVLAKDCYPETYVPTVFENYTASMELDGQRVELSLWDTSGSPYYNNVRPLCYSDSDAVLLCFDISRPDSVDNALKKWKAEIQDFCPCTRILLIGCKTDLRTDVCTRMELSNQKQTPISHEQGCSWAKQLGAEAYLECSAFTSEKSIHSVFRAAAMACMNKLQPTDKPSPVRRLSKRLLQLPSKTELVSSTFSKEKSKSCTIM, from the exons ATGAAGGAAAGACGCCTTCCGCAACCTTTTGTAGCGCGCTGCAAATTAGTGTTGGTTGGTGATGTTCAATGCGGTAAAACCGCCATGCTTCAAGTGCTGGCCAAGGACTGCTACCCGGAG ACCTATGTCCCGACTGTGTTTGAGAACTACACTGCCTCTATGGAGCTTGACGGCCAACGTGTTGAGCTCAGTCTTTGGGACACATCAG GTTCCCCATACTACAACAATGTTAGGCCCCTCTGCTACAGTGACTCAGATGCAGTGCTTTTGTGCTTTGACATCAGCAGACCAGACTCAGTAGACAATGCGCTGAAGAAG TGGAAAGCAGAGATACAGGATTTTTGCCCCTGCACACGGATCCTGCTAATAGGATGCAAAACAGATTTGCGCACAGATGTGTGCACGCGTATGGAACTGTCCAATCAGAAACAGACGCCAATCTCCCATGAGCAG GGTTGTTCCTGGGCTAAGCAGCTCGGAGCTGAGGCGTACCTGGAGTGCTCAGCCTTCACGTCAGAGAAGAGCATCCACAGTGTTTTCCGTGCGGCAGCCATGGCCTGCATGAACAAACTCCAACCGACCGACAAGCCCAGCCCGGTCCGCCGCCTCTCCAAGAGACTCCTACAACTGCCCAGCAAGACAGAGCTCGTCTCCTCCACTTTTAGCAAAGAGAAGTCAAAAAGCTGCACAATCATGTGA
- the prim1 gene encoding DNA primase small subunit translates to MPSASSSSSNYDSASLPDLLPLYYRRLFPFSQYYRWLSYGGVQKNYFQNREFSFTLKDDIYIRYQSFTTPNELKKEMQKINPYKIDIGAVYSHRPSQHNTVKSGTFQALEKELVFDIDMTDYDDVRRCCSAADICSKCWTLMTIAIQILDRALRVDFGFQHLLWVYSGRRGVHCWVCDEAARTLSVSARSAVAEYLSLVKGGEETVKKVVLTDPIHPFIRESLTVVERYFSVYALQEQDILGCKESVEQVLALVPDDVRKELQQDFINENNPQNRWQLIMEQARKKQVTAKKGQHFEKEIMLQYCYPRLDVNVSKGVNHLLKSPFSVHPKTGRISVPMDLTELDTFDPFIVPTISLICNELDQARVDDVEEDENSEVKENEEEPAEKHKIRDFKRTSLAKYIKYFDAFLEGLSQSRKGELLRKNDLQKEF, encoded by the exons ATGCCGTCAGCTTCATCGTCATCTTCAAATTACGACTCAGCAAGTCTACCGGATTTACTCCCACTTTACTACCGTCGACTCTTTCCCTTTTCACAGTACTACCGCTGGCTCAGCTATGGAGGAG TGCAGAAAAATTATTTCCAGAACCGAGAGTTCTCCTTCACCCTCAAAGACGACATATACATCCGCTACCAGTCTTTTACCACTCCGAATGAATTGAAGAAGGAAATGCAGAAGATTAACCCTTACAAAATTGATATTGGAGCAGTCTATAGTCACCGG CCCAGTCAGCATAATACAGTCAAGTCTGGAACCTTCCAGGCTCTGGAGAAGGAACTGGTGTTCGATATTGACATGACTGATTATGATGATGTCAGAAGATGCTGCAG TGCTGCAGATATTTGTTCCAAGTGCTGGACCCTGATGACCATCGCTATACAGATCCTGGACAGAGCTCTTCGTG TGGACTTTGGTTTTCAGCACCTCCTGTGGGTGTATTCTGGCAGAAGAGGTGTTCATTGTTGGGTGTGTGATGAAGCCGCCAGGACACTTTCAGTATCTGCTCGATCCGCAGTGGCAGAATACCTCAGTTTGGTCAAG ggTGGTGAGGAAACAGTGAAGAAAGTGGTGCTGACAGATCCAATTCATCCCTTTATTAG AGAATCTCTGACAGTGGTGGAGCGATACTTTTCTGTGTATGCATTGCAGGAGCAGGACATACTGGGCTGCAAAGAGTCTGTAGAACAAGTGTTGGCCCTCGTTCCTGATG ATGTTCGAAAAGAGTTACAGCAAGACTTCATAAATGAAAACAATCCCCAAAATAGGTGGCAACTCATCATGGAACAAGCCAGAAAGAAACAG GTGACTGCCAAGAAGGGCCAGCACTTTGAGAAAGAAATCATGTTACAGTACTGTTACCCACGACTGGATGTGAATGTCAGTAAAGGGGTGAACCATTTGCTGAAGAGCCCCTTCAGTGTCCATCCTAAAACAG GGCGAATCTCTGTTCCCATGGACCTCACAGAACTGGATACGTTTGACCCCTTCATCGTACCCACTATAAG TTTAATCTGTAATGAGTTGGATCAAGCCAGGGTGGATGATGTTGAAGAGGATGAAAACTCAGAAGTCAAGGAAAATGAGGAAGAACCTGCAGAGAAACATAAAATAAGAG ACTTCAAAAGAACCAGTCTGGCAAAATATATCAAgtattttgatgcatttttgGAGGGGCTCTCTCAGTCACGGAAAGGAGAACTTCTCAGAAAGAATG atcttcAAAAGGAATTTTGA
- the naca gene encoding nascent polypeptide-associated complex subunit alpha, which produces MPGEATETVPVTEQEMQQPQVETGSGTESESDDSVPELEEQDSAQTQTQQAQVAAAAELDEEPVSKAKQSRSEKKARKAMSKLGLRQVTGVTRVTIRKSKNILFVITKPDVYKSPASDTYIVFGEAKIEDLSQQAQLAAAEKFKVQGEAVSNVQENTQTPTVQEESEEEEVDETGVEVKDIELVMSQANVSRAKAVRALKNNNNDIVNAIMELTM; this is translated from the exons ATGCCCGGCGAAGCAACAGAAACGGTCCCTGTCACCGAGCAGGAGATGCAGCAGCCACAAGTGGAGACTG GTTCTGGTACAGAGTCGGAGAGTGATGATTCGGTCCCTGAACTGGAGGAACAGGACTctgcacagacacagacacagcaaGCACAG GTTGCAGCCGCCGCTGAACTAGATGAGGAACCGGTCAGTAAAGCCAAACAAAGCCGCAGTGAAAAGAAAGCACGAAAG GCGATGTCAAAGCTCGGCCTCAGGCAGGTCACAGGCGTCACCAGAGTCACAATTCGCAAGTCCAAGAACATCTTGTTTGTCATCACCAAACCAGACGTCTACAAGAGCCCGGCATCAGACACCTACATAGTGTTCGGGGAAGCTAAG ATCGAAGATCTGTCACAGCAAGCCCAGCTTGCTGCCGCAGAAAAATTCAAAGTTCAGGGAGAAGCTGTATCAAACGTTCAGGAAAACACACAGACGCCAACAGTACAGGAGGAGAGCGAAGAGGAAGAG GTTGATGAGACCGGAGTTGAGGTCAAGGATATCGAACTCGTTATGTCACAAGCCAACGTGTCACGGGCAAAGGCTGTGCGTGCGctgaagaacaacaacaatgatATTGTCAATGCTATAATG GAGTTGACGATGTAA